GCTTGCGGGAGGTAGTCGTTTTGCTCGTAGCCGCGCGGCACGGCCCAATCGACTCCGGTGAACAACGACGCGAGCGTGGACGGCATGATCTTGGGTGTGTCGCGTCCGGCTTCGCGACAGGGCACGCCGCAGAGATTTGCGAGGATGGCATCGCCGGTCGCGTCGACGAAGGTGCGCGCCTTCACGTAGGAGTAGCCCTCGACGTTGGACAACACGACGCCGTTGACGTGGCGATCCTGCGCATCGACATCCGCATCGATCACGCGCGTGAAAAAGCGCACTTCCACGCCGGCGCTCAGGGCGAATTCATCGAGCATGAGCTTCAACCCTTCCGCTTTGAACGGGGACCAAGAGTGGAACTTCTTCCGCCAGGAATTCGGGTCTATGCCGGGGGACATGAAGCCGCGTGCATACATGGTCTCGACGAGTTCGAGCATGAAGCCGCCCACCAGCCCTTGCTCGCCGTTGGCCATCGGATCGAATGCGGTCACCAAGCCGGACGAACCCATGCCGCCGAGGCAGCCGGTGGACTCGACGAGCAGAACCTTGGCGCCTAGGCGGGCCGCGCAAATGGCGGCGGCGGCACCGGCGGGGCCTCCGCCCGCGACGACCAGATCGTAGCCAGCCTCGGCTCGAATGGTGCGATCAAGGCGGTAACTGCCGTCGGCGTGCCCGTAGGTTTTGGAGCCGACGAGGGACTGAAGCGAAGGGGCAGCGGCGGATGTCATGAGGTGGCTATTTTTGCATAAATCATCCGCTCTTTCCTTGCATGCTTGGCTTAAATCATGGCTTTTTCTGCTACACGGTCATGCATCAACCCAGCGTCATGGAAGTGCCCGAGTGGGCGATCCAGGTGTTTGAAAAACAAAAAGACCTGAGGGTGGTGGTGCATGATTTGACCGCGACGCTCGGACCTTTTTTGCAGCCGGAGCGTTTCAAGCACCGTGCGCCTTGCTGCATCGCCGTGAAGGCGCGGCATGACTGGGCATGTGTGGATTTTGAGGTGACGCGGTTGCGGGCGGAGCTGCCGGATTTTCCCGAGGGCCGCTATCACCGGTGTCACGCGGGGTTCATGGAATGGGTCGTTCCGGTGTTTATCAAAGGACGGCTGGCGTGGATTTTGTTCGCGGGCCAACGACGGGCCGCGGGCGATTACCGGCATCTCTTTCGAGATGTGCGCACCACGTCGGGAACCGGGGTGCAAGCGAAGGCGCTGCGTGAAACCGGTGAGACGGATGCGGAGGTGATTTTGGAGTCGTTGCGGCAGTTGCGCTCACGGTTGCTGGAGTGGCACGGACAGGTGGCGGTGCTGTTGAAAAACACGCGTCAGCCGGAGGCGGGCGGAGCCGAGGACATGGCGGGGCGGCGACGGTTGATTCAGAATTTTTTGCACGCGAGCCACACGGAGAGTGCCACGAGTCTGGAGGATCTGGCGAAGGCGCTACACCTGGGCGAAAGCCGCACGTCGCATCTGGTGAAGGAACTCTTCGGCTGCAGCTATGTGGAGTTGCTCACCGAACTCAGGCTGCGCACGGCGGCGTCATTGCTGCGAGCAAGCGAGTTGTCCGTGACCGAGGTGTGCCTGAACAGCGGCTTCAGCGATCTGTCGCATTTTCACCGCTGCTTTCAAAAGCGCTTCGCCACCACGCCGTTGAAATACCGGCGGATGTCGAACGCGTGAGTTTTTAGGCGGCCGACAAGCACCGCACGGCCATTTCGCGGAGGACTTCGTTTTGCTCGTTGGGACGTTTTACGATCTCTTCGAAGGCGCGGATGAAGTCCTGCTGGTTGTCGATCAGGCGACGCAGTGAAGGGAGTTTTCCGCTGCCGGCGAGCTTGCCCACATACCAGGCGTTTTGACTGAAGAGGTTGTAGGCGCTCTTCTCGGTGACGCCGATGAAGTGGTGTCCGTAGGCCGTGGCGGCTTTCGGCAGACCGTCGAGTCCGCGCTGGCCGACGCGTGCTTCGCCAGAGTCGACCAAGGCGCGAACCTGGATGAGAATGCGGTTGCGATTCTGCATCGCGCTGATGATCGGCCGGGCGTCGCCGCCGGTGAAGAAATGATGATGCAGCGCGGCCAGCGTCCACTTGAGATCGCCGCTGAAAAACGCTTCGGCGGCCTCGAAGAAATCGCCCTCGGCGGTATTGGCGGTGAGCTCGGCGACGTGGGCCTCCTCGATGACGGTGGCCTTGCCGTCGGGGCCGCCGGCGAAGGTGGCGAGCTTGCGGGTCTCCTCGATGAGCAGGCGGGTGTTGGCGCCGACCTTGGCGAGAAGGAGTTGAGCGGCGCCTTCGCCGAACGTGACGCCGAGTTCACGGGCCTCGGCGAGGATGACGCCGCCGAGGGCTTCGGATCCGCCTTCGCCATCACCGCCGCCAACGAGGGAAAAGTCGG
This window of the Rariglobus hedericola genome carries:
- the holA gene encoding DNA polymerase III subunit delta produces the protein MPDAAKPFIFVCGADDFLVNRLGKTRYDELTADVTDEFAREIISGFANNVGEVESAINRFRESVQTVSMFGGKRVVWFKDVNFLADSVTGRAESTLKLVDDLKELLATVDPAQVAIVITAAPIDRRRAFPKWCEKTADFSLVGGGDGEGGSEALGGVILAEARELGVTFGEGAAQLLLAKVGANTRLLIEETRKLATFAGGPDGKATVIEEAHVAELTANTAEGDFFEAAEAFFSGDLKWTLAALHHHFFTGGDARPIISAMQNRNRILIQVRALVDSGEARVGQRGLDGLPKAATAYGHHFIGVTEKSAYNLFSQNAWYVGKLAGSGKLPSLRRLIDNQQDFIRAFEEIVKRPNEQNEVLREMAVRCLSAA
- a CDS encoding FAD-dependent oxidoreductase, which translates into the protein MTSAAAPSLQSLVGSKTYGHADGSYRLDRTIRAEAGYDLVVAGGGPAGAAAAICAARLGAKVLLVESTGCLGGMGSSGLVTAFDPMANGEQGLVGGFMLELVETMYARGFMSPGIDPNSWRKKFHSWSPFKAEGLKLMLDEFALSAGVEVRFFTRVIDADVDAQDRHVNGVVLSNVEGYSYVKARTFVDATGDAILANLCGVPCREAGRDTPKIMPSTLASLFTGVDWAVPRGYEQNDYLPQALADGHFTQYDRHLPGMSKVGHQVGYLNGGHLFNLNALRCRDLSDGVMWGRKLALEYMEFYRKYVPGCAKIEHVTTASLLGIRESRRIVGEYELTLRDYLARREFPDQIGIFNKFVDIHPYDCSKEEYERFSTEKDKTARLKAGEWFGIPYGILVPRGWKNLWVAGRCASSDVSVHGSIRVQPAASMMGQAAGTAAVQSLRTGRSAAEIDTEELVNTLRAHGANLPQKTLSRTLTTQ
- a CDS encoding helix-turn-helix transcriptional regulator — its product is MHQPSVMEVPEWAIQVFEKQKDLRVVVHDLTATLGPFLQPERFKHRAPCCIAVKARHDWACVDFEVTRLRAELPDFPEGRYHRCHAGFMEWVVPVFIKGRLAWILFAGQRRAAGDYRHLFRDVRTTSGTGVQAKALRETGETDAEVILESLRQLRSRLLEWHGQVAVLLKNTRQPEAGGAEDMAGRRRLIQNFLHASHTESATSLEDLAKALHLGESRTSHLVKELFGCSYVELLTELRLRTAASLLRASELSVTEVCLNSGFSDLSHFHRCFQKRFATTPLKYRRMSNA